From the genome of Papaver somniferum cultivar HN1 unplaced genomic scaffold, ASM357369v1 unplaced-scaffold_10, whole genome shotgun sequence:
gagtatgcatacctggtatccaTTTGTCTAACCAGATTTTTGTGTCTTCCCCATTGTTGATTTCCATGAAATAGTTTTGCTACACTATCTTCAAGCCTTTAGTGATCCCATTCCAAGTGAAGGAACAATTTTTAGCTTCtatattttgatgaagtatgtcCTTGCTTTTGAAGTATTTGCTGCTCAAAAGTTTGAACATAAGATGTTCTGAATCATTACATATCCTCCAAGCTAATTTGGTGAGAAGAGCAAGGTTTAGTTTTTCCAGATCCCTAAAAGCTAGACCTCCTAGGTCCTTAGAAGTACATAAATTTTGCCATGCTATAGGATTAGAATCTCTATTATATTTATGACCCCAAAAGAATTTCTTTTCAATGGATGTGAGCTGATTGATCAAATTACTGGGGAGCTTGAAAGTTCCCATCTGATAAACAGGAATAGAATTAAGCACATGTTTGATCATTGTTCCTCGACCAGCTTGAGAAAGATTGCTGGAAGACCAGGTGGAGAATCTTGATTCAAAACATTCCTTAATGCTGTTGAAAGCTTATTGCTTTGAGTGGCCAATAATGAGTGATGAACCCAAATACCTTTCTTTTGAATTCATTGTTTTGACTCCAAGAATGTTGGTGATAGTTGCTGCAACTTCTGGTTTAGTCTTCTTGCTAAAGTGGACTGCAGATTTATCAAAGTTGATAACCTGCCCTGATTGAGAACTGAACATATGAAGAACTTCTAATAAGTTGTTGACTGAAGAAATGTTTGCTTGAGTGAAAATaaagcagtcatctgcaaataacATATGATTGATGGCTGGTGCAAGAGCAACCACTTTAATACCAGGAATTGACTTGTTTTCTTGAGCAGCAGTAAGATGCCTAGAAAGGAATTTCATagctaaaataaaaatataaggagACAAGGGGTCTCCTTGTCTTAATCCTCTTGTAGAAGTAAAATCTTCACAGGGACTACCATTGAGCATAACTGACAGTGTGGTAGTATTGATGCATTGATGAACCAgggagcaaaaatcattacaGAACCCAAAGTATTGGAGTACTTTTAATAAGAAAGGACATTCTAGTCTGTCAAAAGATTTTGAAATATCTAGTTTAAGGGATAGCCAACCTATCTgacctctttttttcttcattgaGTGTATAATTTCTTGTACAATAACGGTGTTATCCTAAATGAGTCTGCCTGTGACATAAGCAGCCTGAAAAGGAGACACAATTTT
Proteins encoded in this window:
- the LOC113326864 gene encoding uncharacterized protein LOC113326864; translation: MKFLSRHLTAAQENKSIPGIKVVALAPAINHMLFADDCFIFTQANISSVNNLLEVLHMFSSQSGQVINFDKSAVHFSKKTKPEVAATITNILGVKTMNSKESNLSQAGRGTMIKHVLNSIPVYQMGTFKLPSNLINQLTSIEKKFFWGHKYNRDSNPIAWQNLCTSKDLGGLAFRDLEKLNLALLTKLAWRICNDSEHLMFKLLSSKYFKSKDILHQNIEAKNCSFTWNGITKGLKIV